From a single Piliocolobus tephrosceles isolate RC106 chromosome 21, ASM277652v3, whole genome shotgun sequence genomic region:
- the LOC111520690 gene encoding ATP synthase F(0) complex subunit C1, mitochondrial-like, whose product MQTTGALLISPAPIRCCTRGLIRPVLPSASFLNSPVNSSKQPSYSGFPLQVARREFQTRVVSWDTDTAAKSIGAGAARIGVAGSGAGIGTVLGNLIIGYARNLSLKQRLFFCAIVGFALSEVLGLFHLMIAFLILFAM is encoded by the exons ATGCAGACCACCGGGGCATTGCTCATTTCTCCAGCTCCGATCCGCTGTTGTACCAGGGGGCTAATCAGGCCTGT cctcccatctgcCTCCTTCTTGAACAGCCCAGTGAATTCATCTAAACAGCCTTCATACAGCGGCTTCCCACTCCAGGTGGCCAGACGGGAGTTCCAGACCCGTGTTGTCTCCTGGGACACTGACACGGCAGCCAAGTCGATTGGTGCTGGGGCAGCCAGAATTGGTGTGGCGGGTTCAGGGGCTGGCATTGGAACAGTGTTGGGCAACTTGATCATCGGCTATGCCAGGAACCTGTCTCTCAAGCAGCGGCTCTTCTTCTGTGCCATTGTGGGCTTTGCCCTGTCTGAGGTCTTGGGGCTCTTCCATTTGATGATCGCCTTCCTTATCCTCTTTGCCATGTGA